The following proteins are co-located in the Leptospira weilii genome:
- a CDS encoding phage holin family protein, whose amino-acid sequence MIHFLFSLILMSLVVEFVFPLIHPDFHVVGGWLNSIIVVVAFVIINTILRLILVIMTLGIGIVFYYLSLGLIGLIINAWVILIIGDWFPEMLSVPGFWYAFLGGILLVLANYAGKTETKEKTKERTNT is encoded by the coding sequence ATGATCCATTTTTTATTTTCTCTGATTTTGATGTCTCTCGTCGTGGAGTTCGTTTTCCCTTTGATTCATCCTGATTTTCATGTAGTAGGCGGCTGGCTCAATTCGATTATCGTTGTTGTCGCTTTCGTGATCATCAACACAATCCTACGACTTATATTGGTAATCATGACTCTTGGAATCGGAATCGTATTTTATTATCTGAGTTTGGGTTTGATTGGATTGATCATCAATGCTTGGGTGATCTTGATTATCGGGGATTGGTTTCCGGAAATGTTATCGGTGCCTGGTTTCTGGTATGCGTTTTTGGGGGGAATTCTTTTGGTTCTGGCAAATTACGCGGGCAAGACGGAGACCAAGGAAAAAACAAAGGAAAGAACGAATACTTAA